From Roseburia hominis, the proteins below share one genomic window:
- a CDS encoding nitrogenase component 1 — protein sequence MGRLFEKMISFAADYSGAASVLYELGGLTIFCDAGACLGGYRFGEEPRGGWEKSRVFSASLRERNVVMGIDRQLTKDAVRTYEEVGGTFIALIGTPVPAVIGADLGGIAGEISKQVSKGTPIPAFGIATNGMEYYDAGQEKAYRALMENVVKERAETLADVNVIGATPIDMWDLNQIQDCILFLKKAGAENPAVWGSNGHLAEIAGAAGAKLNIAVSVSGIKIVKSCEQKYGTPYLIGYPVGEMQEKVWAERIRRILLGDRVYGNERKAAVLPGRQAHVEEACSTEGERPSGVRRALILGEQVSSCSLRDMLREEFGYGQVDICTFFKMEKDLMEEGDMHLREETDLPQMLSLRGTYHLIVADPLYGKLLPYQPEKIAWIPHMAVSSAMYLDKSPVLFGRKGSIYFRNILK from the coding sequence ATGGGGCGCTTATTTGAAAAAATGATTTCGTTTGCGGCGGATTATTCGGGGGCGGCAAGCGTTTTGTATGAGCTGGGAGGACTAACGATATTCTGCGATGCCGGAGCGTGTTTGGGCGGGTATCGGTTTGGAGAAGAGCCAAGAGGCGGCTGGGAGAAGAGCCGGGTATTTTCCGCCTCCTTGCGGGAGAGGAATGTCGTGATGGGAATCGACAGGCAGCTCACAAAAGACGCGGTCCGTACATATGAAGAGGTGGGAGGCACATTCATCGCACTGATTGGAACTCCGGTTCCCGCAGTGATCGGCGCTGATTTGGGTGGAATCGCTGGGGAAATCAGCAAGCAGGTGAGCAAGGGGACGCCCATACCGGCTTTCGGTATCGCGACCAATGGAATGGAGTATTATGATGCCGGCCAGGAGAAGGCCTATCGCGCCTTGATGGAAAATGTGGTGAAGGAACGTGCGGAAACGCTGGCGGACGTAAATGTGATTGGGGCGACTCCGATCGATATGTGGGACTTGAACCAGATTCAGGATTGTATTCTCTTTTTGAAAAAGGCCGGGGCAGAGAATCCGGCAGTGTGGGGAAGTAATGGACATCTGGCTGAAATCGCGGGAGCGGCAGGCGCAAAGCTGAATATAGCAGTTTCTGTGTCAGGGATTAAGATTGTAAAAAGCTGCGAGCAAAAATATGGAACGCCGTATCTGATTGGTTATCCTGTCGGGGAGATGCAGGAAAAAGTCTGGGCTGAAAGGATCAGGAGGATTCTTCTGGGAGATCGAGTATACGGTAATGAACGAAAAGCGGCTGTTCTTCCTGGACGCCAGGCACATGTAGAGGAGGCCTGCAGTACAGAGGGTGAGAGGCCATCCGGAGTCAGGAGAGCTTTGATTCTGGGAGAACAGGTAAGCTCCTGCAGCCTTCGGGACATGCTGCGTGAAGAATTTGGATATGGGCAGGTGGATATCTGTACTTTTTTCAAGATGGAGAAAGACCTGATGGAAGAAGGGGATATGCATTTGCGGGAAGAGACGGATTTGCCTCAAATGCTGAGTCTTAGGGGGACATATCATTTAATCGTGGCGGACCCGCTGTATGGTAAATTGCTGCCCTATCAACCGGAAAAAATAGCATGGATTCCGCATATGGCGGTTTCCAGCGCGATGTATCTCGATAAAAGTCCGGTGCTGTTTGGCAGGAAAGGGAGCATCTATTTTAGAAACATTTTGAAATAG
- a CDS encoding nitrogenase iron protein NifH produces MKKIAIYGKGGIGKSTITSSLAAACAMQGYKVMQIGCDPKADSSINLLNGKKLVTVMDYLRENDEEPELCDIVVEGYAGVLCIEAGGPIPGQGCAGRGIITTFTILQELEAIETYQPDIIFFDVLGDVVCGGFAAPIRENYADEIIIVTSGEKMALYAANNIYQAVQSFQDRGYASAKGIILNSRNVKEEERLVREFADRAHLPILMKVPRDENIQIYEEKNMTVLQGNPNLEISRLFLEFAKKLMEE; encoded by the coding sequence ATGAAAAAAATTGCAATATATGGAAAGGGCGGTATTGGAAAATCGACGATAACCAGCTCATTGGCAGCAGCATGTGCTATGCAGGGCTACAAGGTGATGCAGATTGGATGTGACCCGAAGGCGGATTCCTCTATTAACCTGTTGAATGGAAAGAAACTGGTCACCGTTATGGATTATCTGCGGGAGAATGACGAGGAACCGGAGCTTTGCGACATCGTGGTGGAAGGTTATGCGGGCGTACTTTGTATAGAGGCAGGAGGACCGATTCCGGGGCAGGGCTGTGCGGGACGCGGGATTATTACCACGTTTACCATTCTTCAGGAGCTGGAAGCAATAGAGACGTATCAGCCGGATATCATTTTCTTTGATGTTTTGGGGGACGTTGTGTGCGGTGGGTTTGCAGCCCCGATCCGGGAAAATTATGCAGATGAGATCATCATCGTTACTTCCGGGGAGAAGATGGCGCTCTATGCGGCTAATAATATTTACCAGGCCGTACAATCGTTTCAGGACCGCGGTTATGCCTCAGCAAAAGGAATCATTTTGAACAGCAGAAATGTGAAGGAGGAGGAACGTCTGGTCAGGGAATTTGCGGATCGGGCGCATCTTCCGATTCTGATGAAGGTGCCGAGAGATGAAAATATTCAGATCTATGAGGAGAAGAATATGACAGTCCTTCAAGGGAATCCCAATCTGGAGATTTCAAGATTATTTTTAGAATTTGCAAAAAAACTGATGGAAGAATAG
- a CDS encoding carbohydrate ABC transporter permease has product MKKVLRLFVSLFLICIILICTLPFAYMILMSLKSTINAYDFRFSLDTMSLQQYRKIFANPSFVRYFINSVIVAVAGVFLTLFTSCTAGYAFAKLKFKGNDKIFLCLILTMLVPSEVILVPLYIVVRGLGWVNTFKALILPLPTAFGVFIMRQAMLAIPNELLESAKIDGASSMKILWSVVLPLVKSAMLTLSIFTFLGAWNNFTWPLIITTEDALRTLPLALTTIKAQYDVDVGLTMACATVTFLPPFIFYLALQSKFEAGAALSGMKS; this is encoded by the coding sequence ATGAAAAAAGTATTGAGATTGTTCGTGAGTCTTTTTCTGATCTGTATCATTTTAATATGCACGCTTCCTTTTGCTTATATGATCTTAATGTCCCTGAAAAGCACGATCAACGCATATGATTTCCGCTTTTCACTTGATACGATGTCATTACAGCAGTATCGGAAAATATTCGCGAATCCGTCCTTTGTACGCTATTTTATCAACAGTGTCATCGTGGCTGTGGCCGGCGTATTTCTGACACTGTTTACAAGCTGCACGGCGGGTTATGCATTTGCGAAACTGAAATTCAAGGGAAACGACAAGATCTTCCTCTGCCTGATCCTCACCATGCTGGTACCGTCCGAGGTAATCCTGGTGCCTTTATACATCGTGGTGCGCGGCCTGGGCTGGGTAAATACCTTCAAGGCCCTGATTCTTCCGCTGCCGACGGCTTTCGGCGTGTTCATCATGAGACAGGCTATGCTGGCAATTCCCAATGAGCTGCTTGAGTCAGCCAAAATCGACGGAGCTTCCAGCATGAAAATCCTCTGGAGCGTCGTGCTTCCTCTGGTGAAATCGGCTATGCTGACACTTTCCATCTTCACCTTCCTGGGTGCTTGGAACAACTTTACCTGGCCACTAATCATCACCACGGAAGACGCTCTGCGCACATTGCCGCTGGCACTGACCACCATCAAGGCTCAGTACGATGTTGATGTCGGGCTTACCATGGCCTGTGCAACGGTGACCTTCCTGCCACCATTTATCTTCTATCTGGCTCTTCAGTCCAAATTTGAGGCCGGGGCAGCACTTAGCGGAATGAAAAGTTAG
- a CDS encoding sugar ABC transporter permease: MKKKKGLSVLVPYAYITPISLILLTFVAGSLIIAVCFSFTRYNIITPAKFNGLYNYQKLFRDDKLRICIMNTLKLTVIIVPLQLFTSTLFAVLIAARQNTFLGKLTKAALFIPVLSSSAVVGTVWKTILNGGHPVVRAIFGIFGIDPTMLLGSSESAIVTVACIIVWKGMGYYMIITLSSLMSIPDNYYEAAKVDGANTWNQLTRITLPLLKPTLIMNGFLATVSAMQIFDMVYTMTGGGPSMSTTTMVMYAYQLTFKGSKAGYAMTVSNVLMLMVLVIVLFQQRFMRRDASEI; encoded by the coding sequence ATGAAGAAGAAGAAAGGCTTGTCCGTTCTTGTGCCTTATGCTTATATTACGCCGATATCATTGATCCTGCTTACTTTTGTGGCAGGATCTTTGATCATTGCGGTCTGTTTCAGTTTTACGAGATATAATATAATCACACCGGCAAAATTTAACGGACTTTACAATTATCAGAAACTATTCCGAGATGATAAGCTGCGGATCTGTATCATGAACACACTGAAGCTTACGGTGATCATCGTTCCTTTGCAGCTTTTTACCTCTACCTTATTTGCGGTGCTCATAGCAGCCAGACAGAATACCTTCTTAGGGAAACTGACCAAAGCGGCACTGTTTATCCCGGTTCTTTCCTCCAGTGCCGTAGTCGGTACCGTGTGGAAGACCATTTTAAATGGCGGCCACCCCGTTGTACGTGCCATTTTCGGCATCTTCGGCATTGACCCCACTATGCTGCTGGGGAGTAGTGAAAGCGCAATCGTGACCGTGGCCTGCATCATCGTATGGAAAGGCATGGGATATTATATGATCATCACTTTGTCCTCCCTGATGTCCATTCCGGACAACTACTATGAGGCGGCCAAAGTGGACGGCGCCAATACCTGGAACCAGTTGACACGGATCACGCTGCCACTTCTGAAACCCACGCTGATCATGAATGGGTTTCTTGCAACCGTCAGCGCTATGCAGATCTTCGATATGGTCTACACTATGACCGGAGGCGGGCCGTCCATGTCCACCACTACAATGGTCATGTATGCCTACCAGCTCACCTTCAAGGGCAGCAAAGCAGGCTACGCCATGACCGTGTCGAATGTGCTGATGCTGATGGTACTGGTGATCGTACTATTCCAGCAGCGTTTCATGCGGCGCGATGCGTCAGAGATATAA
- a CDS encoding sugar ABC transporter substrate-binding protein, protein MKKRLLSVLLCAAMVVGMLAGCGSKESKSEGGKDEGGQEKTTLTLWMPPLDEDTEGNWKPLLKEFEEENNCEIEFELIPWANYEEKWATAISNGQGPDIGYMYAEMYPTYISSGAVVDMADMIDDEVKDEYLYIDRGYMMDGQYGIPIVTGVPFVLYYNKDILDSVGESAPETWEDFKRICEKTTLDTDGDGKIDQYGYAVGLNSGDMSNLYILNSYIYSLIWQAGGDIYADDLKSARYNDEKGVEAIEFFKSLQPYMPENLMSISGTDAFTTIFAEGKAAFGVTRSSQSHETLFKESYPNLKNWDYVTSLKNVDYGTFGAADSLSIMSSCEDKELAMKLILYVTGSEFMTEYHKVAPGAPLTKSEAYVGDPKMERIVTEDRDKWRPLQVGPCGSEILENLSSHIQSIMEGKMEVKEALDESVEFANETLDEYWADNE, encoded by the coding sequence GCGGAAAAGACGAAGGAGGCCAGGAGAAAACTACTCTGACTCTTTGGATGCCGCCGCTTGATGAGGATACAGAGGGGAACTGGAAACCTCTTCTGAAAGAGTTCGAGGAAGAAAACAATTGTGAGATCGAATTTGAACTGATTCCGTGGGCTAACTACGAGGAGAAGTGGGCGACTGCCATCAGCAACGGTCAGGGCCCGGATATCGGATATATGTATGCCGAGATGTACCCGACCTATATTTCTTCCGGCGCTGTTGTGGATATGGCAGACATGATTGACGATGAAGTGAAAGATGAATATCTGTATATTGACCGTGGTTATATGATGGACGGACAATATGGTATCCCGATTGTGACCGGCGTTCCGTTCGTACTTTATTACAACAAAGACATTCTGGATTCCGTAGGCGAAAGCGCTCCCGAGACCTGGGAAGATTTTAAACGAATCTGTGAAAAGACAACCCTTGACACCGACGGCGACGGCAAAATCGATCAGTACGGATATGCGGTAGGTCTTAACAGCGGCGACATGAGCAACCTGTATATCCTGAACTCCTATATTTACAGCCTGATCTGGCAGGCAGGCGGCGATATTTACGCTGATGACTTAAAGAGCGCACGTTACAACGATGAAAAAGGTGTGGAGGCCATTGAATTCTTCAAGAGTCTGCAGCCTTATATGCCGGAAAACCTGATGTCTATCTCCGGTACTGACGCATTTACCACTATTTTTGCAGAAGGCAAGGCCGCATTTGGCGTGACGCGTTCTTCCCAGTCTCATGAGACACTGTTTAAAGAGAGCTATCCGAACCTTAAGAACTGGGATTACGTAACTTCTCTTAAGAACGTGGACTACGGAACCTTCGGTGCGGCGGACTCCTTATCCATCATGTCATCTTGTGAGGATAAAGAACTTGCTATGAAGCTGATCCTCTATGTGACCGGTTCTGAATTCATGACCGAGTACCACAAGGTCGCTCCTGGTGCTCCTCTTACCAAATCCGAAGCATACGTGGGAGACCCGAAAATGGAACGTATCGTTACGGAAGACCGTGACAAATGGCGTCCGCTCCAGGTTGGTCCCTGCGGAAGTGAGATTCTTGAGAACCTGTCTTCCCATATCCAGTCTATCATGGAAGGAAAGATGGAGGTCAAAGAGGCCCTGGACGAATCTGTTGAATTTGCAAATGAAACTCTGGACGAATACTGGGCTGACAACGAATAG